DNA from Gemmatimonadetes bacterium SCN 70-22:
GATGTCGAGAAGGAGGAGCGAGACCGGCTGCCCCGACCGCCGGATGCGCGCGAGTTCCTCCGTCATCCGCTCCTCGAACGCGCGGCGGTTCTTCAGCCCGGTGAGCCCATCCTGGGAGGCCAGTGCCGCGAGCCGCTGGTTGGCCTCCACCAGGCTCTCCTGGTTGGCTTGCAGCCGGCGGCGCGCATCCTCCAGCTGGCGCTCGTACTCCTTGCGCTCGGTGATGTCGCGCGACGACGCCTGGAGGCGCGCGACGCGCCCATCGTCATCGGTCATGCTGCGCCACATCATCTCGAGCCAGAGGTGGCGCCCCGTCTTGTGCAGCATGCGACAGGCAATCGCCGTCACCGGCTCGCCGCGCAGGAGGTCCTCGAAGTGACGGCGCAACCGCTCGCGGTCGTCGGGGTGCACGAGGGCGAACGGCCCCATCCTGGTCACCTCGTGGGCCGTGAAGCCGAGGATCCGCTCGCACGACGGCGAGATGTAGCAGATGCGCCCCGACGGGTCGTGCAGCGACACCACGTCGCTCCCGTTCTCCGCCAGGAGGCGGAAGCGCAGTTCGCTGTCGCGCAGGGCCGCCTGGGCACGCGCCCGCTCCACGTACGTCTGGTGCACCTGGGTCGCGTTCCAGGCGATGAGCCCGACGAAGACGAGGATCATCGCCATGATCAGGAGCATGACGACCAGCTCAGGCTTGTTCGGCTGGACCTCGTTGCGCACGCCCCACACCGCCACCCAGCCGAAGATGGCGGGGACGAGGAAGCCCGCCGGGAGGAGCCCCCGCGCCAGCGTCCCGCCCGGACCGTCGCTCAGCACGACGGCGAGCACCCCCGAATCGCGGCGCAGCGCCAGGGTCCCGAGGGCAAGCAGCACGAACGCCATGGCGCTCGGCACGGCCATGCGGTTGAAGTAGCCGATGGTCTCGAACCACCCGCTGCGATACACGTGCGCCAGCAGCGCCACGGTCGACGACGCCAGGACGATGGTCGCGAGCACCTGGGCCAGCGCCTCGCGCGTGCTCACGCGCTGCGCCATGAGGAGCAACGCCGTTCCCGACAGGAGGAGGTTGGTGGCGGTCCCCAGCGCCATGCGATTGTCGCGCCCATCGTGCGTCGCCGCCATCGCGTCGTGGAAGATGATGGTGTCGATCCCCTCCGCGTGCCCGAACACCATACTGGCCAGGCGCAGGATGCCGACGCTGACGACGACCACCGCGAGCCCCTCGGCGACATACCATCGCGTGTGCGCGCCGCGCTCCGCCAGGGTCCAGAGCGACGCCGCGACGCCGATGAAGCAGAGGGCCACCGTCGGGTTGGTCGCGGCGTTGCCGGCGGGGCCCAGCGCCCGCAGCTCCGCCACCCCCATCATCCACCCCACCAGCACGAGAGTACCGAGCGACGCGACGATGGCCGCGGTCGCGCGGGGGATGACACTCCCGCCAAGCACCGTCTGGAACGACGACGGGGCCGGGTCGGCCGGGGGGGCATTCGCGGAGGACGTGATCGAGGAGAAGGGCATGGCGGGCGTTTGCCCAAGGACGGTGCGAGTCGCGGTCCCGTCACGCGTGCCGAGCGGCGCGTTCCCTCCGCGGCGCGTTCCCTCCGCGGCGCGTTCCCGTTACGGCACGTTCCCGTTACGGCGCGGCCGCGGCCTACGCCACGATGTCGGTGTCGCCCTGCCCCGAGAGGCGCCGCGAGAAATGCGACCACGACATCCCGATCCCGAGCACGATCGAGACGGCCGCGAGGACGAGGCGGGCGACCCCCTTGCCGCTGGACGCCGTCATCACGTTGCGGCTGATGAGGAGCCAGATGACCCCGGCGCAGATGGCAGTGATGAGGACCGCCCCCGCCAGGCCGATGGAACGGCGTGTCGCCTGCACGTACACGACCCACCCCGCCGCCAGCAGCGTCCCGACGAGGAACTTGGCGGCGTCGAACGACCGGACCCCCTGTCGCAGGGGGGCGATCGCCCAGTGGAAGTACGAGAAGCCCTCGGGGTTGTACGTGGCGAAGACGAGGATCGCGGCAGCGACGACGCGCAGGGCGACGCCCCCCCAGGAGACGGATTCGGTGGCCATGGCGGAGAAGCTACGTCTCCCGAGGGAACGGCACCAGACGCCCGGCCGCGCGGGGCTAGGGCCGCAACGCGGCCGTGGCCAGGAAGCGCGGTGCCCGCCGCGCGCGCACCGCCTGCTCGAAGGCGTACGCGTACCTAACGAGCTTTCCCTCCTCCCACGCCCCGGCCACGAACGAGAGCCCCACCGGGAGGCCGAAGACCCGCCCGGCCGGGACGGTGATGCTCGGGTATCCCGCCACCGCCGCGAGCCCCGAGCTCCCCCCGCCGAAGTGATCGCCGTTGACCAGGTCGGTGAGCCACGCCGGGCCGCCGGTGGGCGCCACCAGGGCGTCGAGCCGGTGCGTCCGCATCACGAGGTCGATCCCCTGCGCTCGCGTCAGGCGCCGGCACGTCGCCAGGGCCTTGCGATACGCCGGCGAGTCCAGCCCGCCCTTCTCCTGCGCCCGCTGCAGGATGTCCTGCCCGAAGTAGGGCATGCTCGCGTCGGCATGCTCCTCGTTGAACCGGATGACGTCGGCCAGGGTCCGCGGCAGCCCCGGCGTGATGAGCGTCGCGAGGTAGGCGTCGAGCCCCGCCCTGGACTCGTACAGCAGGACCTCGTACTCCGCCGCCTCGAACTGCCCTAACGAGGGGACGGCGACCGGGTCGACGAGGACGGCGCCTGCCTCGCGCATCGCCGCGAGCACATCCTCCATCACCCGCGTCACCGCCGGCCCGGCGTTGAAGAGCTGGCGCACGACGCCGATGCGTGCCCCCCTGAGGCCGTCCGGGTCGCAGAAGGCGGTGTAGTCCGGCGCGATGCGCCCGGCAGATGCCCTCGTCGCCCGGTCGCGTTCGTCGGGGCCCGCCATCACGCCCAGCAAGGCCGCGG
Protein-coding regions in this window:
- a CDS encoding amidase (catalyzes the hydrolysis of a monocarboxylic acid amid to form a monocarboxylate and ammonia), coding for MASGRFTAHGIAERYLQRIQDVDRTGPSVNSVIEVNPDALAIAAQLDAERAAGKVRGPLHGIAVLIKDNIDTADRMKTTAGSLALAQSHAPRDAGLVTRLREAGMVILGKTNLSEWANWRSSRSSSGWSGRGGLTRNPYALDRNACGSSSGTGAAIAANLAAVGIGTETDGSIVCPSNANGLVGIKPTVGLVSRAGIIPISASQDTAGPMCRTVRDAAALLGVMAGPDERDRATRASAGRIAPDYTAFCDPDGLRGARIGVVRQLFNAGPAVTRVMEDVLAAMREAGAVLVDPVAVPSLGQFEAAEYEVLLYESRAGLDAYLATLITPGLPRTLADVIRFNEEHADASMPYFGQDILQRAQEKGGLDSPAYRKALATCRRLTRAQGIDLVMRTHRLDALVAPTGGPAWLTDLVNGDHFGGGSSGLAAVAGYPSITVPAGRVFGLPVGLSFVAGAWEEGKLVRYAYAFEQAVRARRAPRFLATAALRP